A window of Dermacentor andersoni chromosome 4, qqDerAnde1_hic_scaffold, whole genome shotgun sequence genomic DNA:
CGCTGCTTCCCCTACGCGGCCACGCTACGCCGTGTTCGTACTAAGAGTGGACGACTCTGTACCTGTTGAGAAGGACTGCGGTTTCTCAGATTTTCTTATAAAGGTCCTTCCAGTAGAAGGCCAACAGAGACGTTTCTCGggttgtgtgcgcgcgcgcgcgcgcgcgtgtgcgtgtgtgtgtgtgtgtgtgtgtgtgtgtgtgtgtgtgtgtgtgtgtgtgtgtgtgtgtgtgtgtgtgcgtgcgtgcgtgcgtgcgtgtttaggggggggggggggagcagccaTACATATATAGGGGCATTTTGTTGAAACCACTCAGATTCTAGAATCTATATAATAAATGGCTATGTGAGGCATTGAAAAAACAAATGTAATAAGTTTTGCAAGTATCTTTAGCGCGACAGCGGAGATATGTGGCCTTTCCGGTTGCTTATTGCTGAGAACGGAAGCAGAGATCTTTCGCCTTGCATAGTAAGTGGAGAAACATCATCCCGACATCAAAAATGCTTTCTTTGCAAAACAGTTCGCAGCCGGTTTCAAATACTGTAAGAGTTCATCCTAAGATAAATAGGTACCCTCTATTGCAGtcagagttattaatttgtattGGCGGTTGCATTGATGAGTGTGGTGCTGCTCAGTTTAGTACATAAGCGAGTACAGCTATTGAAAGCTTTTTTTAGTTTTTTACATTTGCTTACAGATTTCATTTGACATCAATGTTCATGCAAAAACGTGGCATCCTGTTTTTACATAAGCAAGGAGTATGTGTTACATGCTTGCGAGGCCCCAGTGTTAATCCCCTGGACGCCCTTCACAGGTCCAATGTAAAAAGAGTCACAGTTTCAATCGTAAGGCAAAGAATTGATAGCAATAACCAAGTATTATAGAACATTACGCTAGGTAAGGCTCGTATCTTTATGAGCAGTATGAATTGaaataaacattcgcttaatttATGCATTCACGTGTGGTGTCAcgttcactcgatgaccgcggtcGCAACGCTGGCCTGATGAGCGTGCGTGTCCCACAGGGAACGTTCCGTGCTGCCACTCCCTTTTAACACTCAAGACGGTGTTGAAGCCGTCGCATTTGTTGCCGCCGTCCTCGTGATGTCCCGCTATCGACAGCGCATGCGCTTCTCCAGCGCAGAGAAAGGGTCTTCAGAGACGCGGAGTGCATTTGACTGCAAAAATGACGAAGCGGCCACACCATAAGCGCTCCGCTCAATCGTCAATCTGTCACCATCAAGCGGCTCGGTGCCGAAGCCACAAACGGCATTCTGCcttccactgctggcatgagCTTTGTGCACGCTAGCCTTActgctgagctgctgtgtgtaCATGTGCAGAACGTAGAGTAAAGGTCCAGCTAACGTTATTTAATATTTCACCGTGTGCTCACTAACGACGAATTCATCTCGTGCACCACCGATGTTCACCTCCAACTACATTGGCGGCGCTCGTCGCCACGCCAGCATTGCGAGACACACGGCAGCTACTGTTCCTTCTGCCCTACGGCAGTTGCCTTGCGCACGGCGTTGCGCCACGTCGCGCCCGTGTCCAGTTAGAATGTGATCTCCAACACTCGGAGTGTGATCCAAGCGGGTTCTGTGGCTAGGGTCATGCTAGCTGCAAATGCACTGTTGCACGTAGGGATTAAAGCACGACGACGGCGCCCAACAGCAACGGCATGCACGCACCTGAATATCCGTACAATTGCCATCACAATAAAATTTTTAGGCAAGATTTATTATATTAGTAAAGAATGTGCAGCAGTCTTTAGTGCTATCCGTGACTGTCGAAATCTGCATAAAGTGACCCCTGAAATGTCATGTGACCAGAGTACTAGATTCAGTTATTGCTCTCACAGATAACAAAGCATGGTGGAGTTACAAACCTGCCTTAGACTGCCTTTTTGTTTTTACAGTGTTGCagccataagaagccaacaaagaatgCAACGAGGGAAAGAATAAGGGAAATAAACTGTAGAATTAAGAACACAATTTATATTTGCTAAGGTGTTAATTTCCGTATGTACCAGATGGCACCACACACATTAGCGCTTACCAATGCTGTGTAGTGCTATCACCACACCTGTTTGGTAAAAATAGACACTTTCCCACCTCAATGCATTCTCCTCTAGGCCTGGAAGCGTCAAAACAAACAAATCACCTCAATAAAAACTACAAAGAAAATGCTTACACTTTGTTCTCAGTGTGAGACGAGACTAAGCAATGGCTGCCATGTGCCATGTTGCTGCACAGTACTACGGTAACCGGAGGGAGTCGTTCCAGTAAACTCGTCGAAGTCTGGTAAACTTTGCGCATGTGCAGTCGTGGTAGCCGTTTTTGGTAAGACGGTAACACCATGCCAAAGCTCTCTAGAACACTTCCTGTGCTACTGCCTTGTAGCTTTATGTTACAATGTGGGTGGATGCAAAATTTTCCCTTTCATCTACTGCCTATTCTTTGAAAATGAAACAGGTAATGACTTCTAACTTGGCAACACATTACTACCAGTGGTAACTCGTTCGTTTTCTTCTGAACGACTTAGAAGCAGTCCTTAATATTGATGCTCCGATTCCAACATACGCAAGAGAATAATCTCAGATGAAGCAGCTTGTTGCTTTTTGTACATGTGTATTAGGCCACAAATTTAACATGTGACCACCAAGCAGCCCAGTCAAAGAGCAAGTGAAATAGTTCAGCTATATTGAGGCACCTCATGCCCAAGACACACAGGAGAACTTAAAGACCTAATACCAGTGAATGTGCCAGCAGAAGAGAACATCATGAAACACTCTACATGAACTAAGCATAAGTTAAAAAGATGTAATTTACGACCGAGCATGGCCAAGCAGCCTTGGCGATTACACAAAAATTTCATTTataaaaaaagctttatttcaCATTCCCGGCTGCCTTTAAACGACATATATACTCTGAACGGGCTTTGGCATGGGTGTGCGCTTAGAAGAAGACACTTACATACCAGCAAAAGTGACAAGTTTCCCATTTTCAGTAATTAGCTGCACCAACCAATCACACTGTGTGCGTCCATTTTGCCATACTAGTCATCCTCCATCTCAGTAAATATAGCAGTGGGCACAGCATCAGCACAAAGCTCGCCTACCTAGAGGTCACAGCATCTTTCCTACAAAAGCAGAGGTTGTTAAAACAGCAAAATTTATAAAGCTCTCACATGTCTGCAGATCACTCCGGAAATATTAGAAATGATGGATGCCCTGGAAATTAATGTGCCTATGCTGTGTCCACAGCTTCACAACAACTAAGAAAAATGCATTCACTAAGCTTGTTATTAAACACCTTCATGCACAGGCACACGTTAGCGACAGCATTTCATGCTTTTAATGCTGTCTGCCTGTGTAGATGACAGCAGTTTTTGAGACAAAGGAGAAAAAATAATATTGAGGAAATGCTTTCAAGACTACAGCCCTGTAGGATGTGGTATGCCAGGCATTTTCCAATAAAAACACAATGCCGTACAATTTCACGTCATGTTTTTCAGTAGGTTGTGGGCACCTGACCCTTTAGTTGGTTTAGAACAATGAAAGTTATGCAACTTTTAATGCTGCTCTCTGTCCCTCCCATAAATCTACAGATACTAGTGAATCTTTACTTTCACAGAACTGCACTTGAATATGATCCTTAATTCTCACAAACTGAAATAAACATGTCAATACATTATTAATGTACAAAAACATACTTGCATAAATGCCATATGCAAGTATGTAGTATTTCACTCGAAGCGATCTTCCAGTACAAAATTAAAATTGTGGTTATGCTAACTGCTTCACCCATGTTATCTCTGTACTGAATATTAACTCTGGTTTTGACATAAGAATGCACACTAGAATTGACCCAACAAAGAAGATCTCATGTGAATGAGTTATGAATTCACAGGAAACCAATAAATTAAACCAATTTGATCAAGCATTCGGCAACCCAAAGCAGCAATTTCCAAAAATATGTTTCTTAGAAAGGAGACAACAAAGTTCACACCATTGTATAGTTTGCTAGCACCAGGCAACCACAACTACTGCCAGGCATACATGTCAACTCTGCCGGCCTGAGGCATCAATTCACAAAGAAGAAAAACCAACGCTCTTTCTTGAAAAGGTTTTACCTTTCATCACCTTCCTGTCTTGAAATAACCATGAGTCCCATTCAAGTGAGTGCAGCTGGATAACAGCATTAGTCTGGCATGTGTCCATGATTGATTTCAAGCGCAGTAGTTTATAGGTACCTTTCCCAAAGCACACAGTACCGTGGAGTGCCCACCTCACCAATCCACTCATGAACAAGTGCATCTGCACCTCTGCACATTCCAATTTGTCTCCATATCTACGGCTTATTTCGCCACCCACCACATGAACTTCTTCGGGCGAGGGCCATTTAAATTTCACGAGCAATTCTCACTATAAGCAAGCtgctacataaaaaaagaaagaaaaacaaatgagcAGGCAGAAGTCCAAGAGAAAAATGCTCAGCTTTATCTTGGACTTAAAAgacacatataaaaaaaaagcttcaatTACAGTCACCTAACCAGAAGATACAAAACAAATCGACCAACCAGCCAGCCAGGAATGTTTCCGACATGTCGGGGCTACTGAGGAGCTTTCAGCAAGGGGGCAAAAACACAAACTGCGGCTCTCCTCGCTTTCTCGGCACAGACTAGAGATGGGGAATGGCAGAGAAGCGACGCACTTCAGGGCCTTCTTTCCAATGTGCACCAGGGTCCACGCGTGGCATGCAAGTGTGGCCACGCGCCTCGCCGCCAAGCTGTGCGGAGCCAGTTCTCCTGCACCGCTGCTCCTCTCACTTTTTGTCGGCAGCCCCAGGAACTGTTCTTTTCCACACTTCTCCCCAAACGCACACTTTGAGGTGACAATGATGGTGGACTGGCGTGGCTGAAGCCTCCTTCTTTGCTTGATCGTCGGTCACTTGTTGTTGGTAAGTGCATTTGATAACCTGAAAAGGAGGAAACGGCGCAATGACATCAGCGTCATAGGTCAGCATACTCACTCAGGAGTACACTGACTCTTACGCTCTCTACACGGGAGTGAGACAGAGTGTCAGTGAGTGACATGAGTTGTGAACGAGAGTTCACAACTCATGGTTGTGGTGTCCCagtcaatgggaatttaggcaCAGTTTCGCTGCCACAGACACCGTCGActttttcactcaatgggccatttgatgcttttgcatcaaaaagaaaaaaacagtacAATTCAGTGGAGCGGCACCTACATAACATGTTTTTGTCCCTGTCATGTAAGTGTGCAAGTCAAAAATAAGTACCTTGTCAATTATGATGTACACTCACAAGCAAAGGTTCTATGACTCTTAAAGGCACTGCAAAaaatcttttcttcttttccggtAAGGAATTCAGGATGAAATCAAGAGGTGCAGCATGCGTTCAACCAACATAATGCATTGAAATAATGCCACACAGCATGGTTATGCTTCAAGAAATTTCCTATTTTCTTCCTGATGCCATGGTCTTTAAACTTTTGCTTGTGAATGTACGTATACAGAACTTTGAAGTAAACTTGGAATTTATCAGTTAGGATGAAAAAAGTACAGGTCATTAAGAAACTTACTACATAGTGCCTACAAAAGTGAGCTAGTTTGGCAACTTTCAGTGGAAGCAGTAAGATAAAAAAATGCCACAGCAGTACACACAATACAGCTTAAACCACGAGCACATGGGCCACAGTCGCCTCACTTCAAGTTCTTTAACAGGCATGTGAAGTCCCGCTCTTCTAAAGCAGAAGCTGCAGCTGCTTCTTGACAATTTTTGCTGAAAACTACAGATATTTCTATAATAATGACATAACTTGACTAAGAAGTCAAAAGAGCTAACGATTTCCAATTACTTAACGATGTTCCTTGAAGTATGTAGAAACTACTATAAGACACGCCTTAGTAGCCTTGTACGTTCATGTTATGCCATTTTGTGAACAAAAGCAGACAACAGTTTTATCATCACCAATGCATACATTCTTCTGCCTTCCTTTCCACAAACTCCCATGGTTGCAGTAACATTGCGTGCATTTGTGAGCTTACAACCGACCACAATAAAACTGCCTACTGTATTGAATCACCTCGGCTTTTGGGATACACCGATCTCGTGGCCAGACATCCCGACAAATTACGTTAAGCTTAGCTTGAATGCTCTAAAATGAGACTACAGTTATTTCTAAGCAGTACTGAAAATTTTTAATGTTTTCAAGACCTTGAAAATGACGTTTGATACTCAGTCATTTTGAAGAGTTTCAAAGTACTACTGCTATGTGCCCCAAGAAATGCGATAGCCAGAGCTGCAGTTTGTAACAAATATTTTTTCTATATTCCATCCTTCTCTCCTCTGTTGCTCACTCCTTGTGCCAAGGTATGTGACATGTTTCTTACATCATGGAAGTGTGAGAAATAACTGCATATTGTGATGTAATGCCTCTGTTTTCTAATCTAAGGCCAGTATACAAATATTCAATGCAAAAGCAAACAGAACAAGCGTGAACCTGTGATTGCTTGTCTACACAACTACACAGGCCACAGATGGCACTGTCCTTGCCTACACACTTTTGATAAATTTACCAAACGAGTGCATTAAGAAAGCAGCTGTTACAAAACACAGCCTCCACCACACAACACCCTTTCTGCTGCTCAAAGCATCAAAAAACATGTAAGCAGCAACATAAACATTAACACTGTGAGCTTCATTACCATTCCATGGCCTCGTCCAGGCCATTTCCTTTGAGTGCGGAGGTCTTGAATATTTGAAATGTTCGGTTCTTCAGTGCATCTAGACCAAGCGCTGAGTGTATCTCGGACACTGTCATAGCTTCGTCCAAGTCCTGCTTGTTGGCAAGAACCACAAGAATAGCCTTCTTCAGCTCTTCTTCCTGCGTCACAAGAAGAgagcatgtaaaacgcagaacaAGGTATTAGTAGCGCTTACGCAAAATTAGCTAGAAGATTCAAGTTCAATCAAGTGCCTAGGCTTACGCACTGTCCTGTTCCACGAGTACTATAACCTTAGAAACACATTATTCTTTCTAAAAAAGCACAGCTTTTCGAAAAAGATGAAAGCTTCAATATCTGAGGCCTGCTGCCCCCGCATGCTTACGCCCATCCATGCCTCAGATTACGAGGAAATTACAAGTTGTGCCATGGCACTGGAATAATACAGGGAAGTGAAGGGGCTTGATGCTTACTCAAGTAACCACCATATGCAAATAGGCATCAAAGCCCGGGAAAGTATGGAGGAAGTCATTTGCTTTAATTGATGAATAATTTTGGACATGTTgttaataatgcaaaattacacTGCAGGGTAATGCAAATTGTCAGCAGTGAAGGAGGCCAGCTTGCCTCCAGGAACATCGGCAACAAGTTGTCTTCTCTTAACCTTCCATTTCCTTTATCTTTATTTACAAGCCACTTTAATTAAAGAAAGGTACTAGTTCATCCTCTCTGCTCTGCTAGGCTGCAGTGTCTGTTGGCTTAGCATGGTTGTTACTGCCGCATTATTGGATATACAAGAACCTGCTTTAAACGATGTATCAAATGTACTGATGTCATTAAATCTCGACTTCATATCTTTCATAAGCAGTGAGTCTTTGACACTGGTGATCGCACTGGTGATCCCATCGAGCCATGGAGCAAAGAACAGTTGTGAAAAGAAACATCACATGTGCATAATAACACCAATCGGAATTGTAGGGCCCCTCTTGTTAGCTGGTATGAAAACCACAGTTATGACGCGGAACGGCCCGAGCTCTGGTTCACAGGCTGTCAAAGACAGGCTGTCAAAGCTGGCCTGTCTTCGTCAGAAGATTAAAGATCAGCAGTTTGTGGTGTCGGTGTTTTTCTTGGAGTGAGTGCTGCAACGGAGTCTGAGAAGCCACGTCTCCACAGTGTAGAGAGGATCTGATATACATTTTGCAATGACGCTAACACTTTTTTCTATGGCTCTTCCAGGTGCATAGTGAGACAAAAGGAGTCCTCACCTCAAGCATGGAAACTAGTTCTTCTTTAGATATGCCAATACGGTCCCTGTCTGCACTGTCAACAACGTATATGATGGCATCAGTGTTAGAAAAGTAACACCGCCAGTATGGCCTGCAATGCAAAAGAGAAGCATGGCAATACCAAACATGACTGTTTGAAGTGCACCTGTAATTACAGATAAACATGATGGCAAAGGCACAATGTAACAGTGCAATGCATTGAAACTGCCAACTGAAATAGCTAAACTTGCCTGATGCTTGTCTGACCACCCAAGTCCCACACCTGGAACTTGAGGTTCTTATATGTAACTTGTTCAACATTGAATCCAATAGCTGAAATACAAAGAGTAGAAAAACAGACATGCATTAAACAGTGTTACaaggtttcttatttttaagacCCCATAGACTGCAAGAAGAAGCAAAACACCTATGATTGATTAGATGCTGACATGATACAGTGAGTATTTTCTTTTCGCTGCTGTTCGTTCAGTGAATTTCAAAGTACAGTGCATATGATGGCCATTGTCACGAAAAGCGAAATCCGAACCATACTTCAGGTCATGGGGTTGCTTCAAAAGTAAGTTTTGTAAACCACAAATTgtattaaatatattgctaaaCATGCCAGCGTAATTATGTTACAATTATTCTAAGCCAGTCCCCAGACAGGGACCATGCAAACCAATGCAATGGTTAGTAGTGAACACTAGACAGACTATTCCCCTAAGAACCATGACCATGCATTGTGGCCCAATGCTATTGAGCACTTAGAGCTTTGGGTTTCGCCAACTTTCCTGTGGCTGGTTCAGATATGCAAGTTTCCAAGACTTCATTTTACAATGTCTGGTTTTCAAGTCTTGGTAATGTACTGCAGAGCAATGAAGGTAATTTGCTACACAAAGTATAAAAATGTGTTGCCAGCAATTCTGTTTACTCTATGCATAGTTGCCATACCATTTCTCTACTCCATAAAGAGCTTGAATTGCAGGACTGCCTCTACACAACAGCTGCTGCTCAATTACTGTTTGCACATATAGCTTGTTCAGATTCTTTTTGCACTGCAAACACACCCTTCTTTCAGCTGTTATGTTTACTCCTTAATGTTGCTATTTTGTCCGAGAAATGGCAGCACTAATCCTAATTTTAATCATGAAGTGCTGCCCCTGTATTCCACTGCTAAATAGTTGCGTGTCACATCATAAGAGGAACCAGGACAGCCTTCCACCCCATAAAGAACCCTAGCACAGAAGAAGCATGTCAAATTAAAATTGTCTTTCTGCAACTCTACTGCATCAACACTTTACAATAAAGCTAGCCTGACAATTTTGAAATAATCCAGCTAACATGGTACACACAACTGCcttgtctttttctttccgtATTGAAATTTCAGGCATACTTAATTGCTTTTAACAGTGTGATAAGACTGCTGCACACACCGCAGTCTTACTGGTGAACTACAGTGCACATCTGTGCCCTGCACAAAACGCCCACACTATAACTTGCATCACACTAACTGTGATGCCATGGAGTTGAAAGTGTTACTAGGAGGCAGCTCCAGACTCTGCTTTCTGCTCTCTTAATGAAAATAGCAACAAAGGATGTTGACTACAACAGTAGAAGGAATGAAGCCAAAGCCCAAAACATTCCCAATAAAGTGAAAAATGTCAAAGCCTGCCAATtctctgtggcaatgaagggaaagctatgcaGGTGAAGCACATGCAAGCAAGGGTGCTCCTGAAAATAGTCCCACATTCTCATCAGCGTTAGTCTATGCTGAGGAAGAGAAAACATTAACGTAACATTatattatatttacaacagcaataTAGGACCAAATACACCCATGAGTGTACAATTTTGGttatttttctccttttctcttcCACAATTTGGTAAATGCGAAACCACTGCACATGGAAGTTACTATGATTCAGTATCTTTTACAAGAAACCAAAAGCGCTGTCAAATGCAGCAGGAATACTTGGTGCAATAACACATTTGTAGAGGCTAGTGAGTACagtagcttttccttcattgccACACAAAGTTGCTTGCAAGCATAGAAGGCATGTTTGATTACAGATGCAGGTGACAAGTGCTGAAGAACTGAGCATGTACAAGGGGACATGACATTCCATTCAAAGCAGGTGTACGCAAAGAATAATGGTTATCAGAGAAAATTATAGATGGGAAATTAGTGCTGGCATGCTTACATTCCTGTCCTTGTAACACTGTTCCAATGCTAACACATTCACAATTTCAGCTAGTATTATCTCATTCTCAGCTCGCCAACGTGGTGGAGCAAACACTGTTCACTGCATACGAATGCAGGACCATGCAGCAGAAGCGTCGAGCATCTCTCAGCGTCTGTGACAGGTTTCAAGGCTAAAATTGAGCATAAATGCAAAAGTGAATGCAGGCAACCCTGTTGTGAATAAAAAGCCAGGTTCGCAGACACATGCGAGCTTCCACCTTTAACGAGATGAAAATTATCTCACTGGGTTCATGAGGCTACAATAAACGCGAAGACATCGGCTCCAAGGATTGACTGGACTCACTCGGAATGGTTGTAACAACCTCGCCGACTTGCAACCGGTACAAAATGGTAGTCTTCCCAGCACCATCCAGACCCAGTATCAGGATCCGCATCTCCCGACTGCCCAGCAAGCCTCTGAAGTAGCTCAGAAGCCCACCTGTTCCGCATCACGAGAAGCGTGCTCAGCCATCACGCTGCATACTTCAGGTTACTTCTAGAGAGAACGCTGTTATGTAGTTTTTCATTGTCACACCACACACGTGTAGCCGAGCCCAGGTTACAAAGCAGGGTGCCATGGACGGTTTTCATAAGGCTCCACGTAACGTGCGCAGGTAAGCTGTACGACATCGCAGTGAAGGCTTCATGGTTTATTGAACGAAGTATTTATTACTTACCAGACTTTTAAGTAGCATACGGTGAAATGTACGGTAGGAACCGGAGGTCTGGGCACGACCTCATACAGGTGTCACATGGCGCagttttgatcgcgatcaagcccgatccgcaTCGAATTTCTCGGTAGTGATTGGCTCCTTTTCGCAAGCTTCGCGAGTGTGCCAATCGCAGTCGtaaatttcgatccggatcgggcttgatcgcgataaaaagtggtcgtgtgacaccggtattagaaACAATCAAgtttgctcacaatcttgcagGTCTATAGCGAACTCGGTACTAGAAGTCAACGGTCGGTCACGCGTAGTGCGTGATCTAAGCAGTGTGTTAACAGGGTCAGTGTATGAAAAAAGCGATACGATTTAACAGCGCTGCAAGCACCCTACGTTCATCTCAGACTGCTGCTCCCATTCACTCATGAAACACCAGTTCCAGGACCCGGCATTTCACATTCTGATCACACGATATACAAGGATACCCTTGTTTGACTAAGAATTGATATTTTCGTTAATCAAGTTACATGGGTAGATGTTAACTGTGCCCTTCTATGGGATGGTAGCGCATGCAAGGCACGACACGCCAAGTGTCAAGCTAGCGGCCGCACTCCTAAACCACCATAGGCTCGGCGATGTAAATCGACGGTGGACAAACGTTCCGAGCTAGTTACATGCAAAGTGTTGTTTTGCGTACAGTACAAAGGCATCCTGCTTCGTGCCATTAGACATCAGGAGATACTGACGCTTAATATTGTCATTATAGCATGATCTTTTCAAGCAGGAATTCCCCATTCGGAACAGAACGCACTCGGAACCGGACGCTTTCATCGGCTTCGACAACTGACCGGCGGTTACCTTAGGTGCACTACGCCGTGTACCAAAAATACATTGTTGAAGTGGCTCACCCATTTTCGACGGGAAAACGGTTCAGCAGGCAGCTGGTACCTCAGTTTTATTTCAATATAAACAAGCAATCCTACCGCGTGAAACGTGTCTATGCCGACTGCGCATGCTCCGAGAGCTGACCAAGCCGTCGCCTGCGATTACGCCTTTAAAAATGCAGTCGTTGATGCAGAGGGCGCCACAGAAATATCTACTTTCTTGCCGTATTTTGTTTAACGCTTATAGGCGTGCTCATGGGAAAAATTACCGAGGCCTCAAGGCAGCGCAAACTAAAAGAAAGTGTCTTTAGATATATTTAAAGGCACGAACGGGAATGTTTAGTCGACAATGTACAAGCGTTGGTTTAGCCTACgcctgtatatgactaaccttccgtagttttttcggcgtccggcaacagtaacggacttagcgatttctaacaaacccatacgggtgcagtgcggcggcgcagatgccAAAATGCAAAACAGAtcagaacgctcgccgtgaacaatagcatgacgtcaaggttatcgcagtatataagcaggagagttatcggcgctaaaaacagctgcgttatcgatggggcggacacgtatagtgcgtacacccgaagaacaacatgcgtatgaggagcgccggagggaacagcaacgagaatgtaaacggcgccgacGCGAAACGACCAcagacgaagaacgttcccgcgatgctggaCGAAAATGACAGTCGCGAGCCCAGGCGCCTGCGAACTGGCAAAGACGCCATGCTtgcaacgcaaaaaatgacaaccattccactctgtgaagatagaatggcagcgaaagcactttgcttttcatttgagagctttgactgtcgccagctttcactgccattccatcttcacagggtggaatggttgtcattttttcatGGCTTTGCTAGCCTTGTATCCCATTAAGGGCAAACAACTTGTCCAGGTGTAACATCTTTACATGACATTAAAATAGCCTAACGCAAACACCTATTACAGTGAGCTCCACCCTCACAACCACACTGCACCAGGCCCAACCTAAGTCGGgtacaaccatagagtttcatacaataattattctaggaaactctatgggtacAACTTAGAGAGCAGATGACCGAAGCGTGGCAGCCAATTGCCTCTgcgactaaagaaatagtcccacTGACGCGACTCGGACCATGCTCAGCCCAGTTCAAGACGCGGGCTGCCATGTTCTCCATCGGTGAGGTCAttggccgtccggctcatgacgtcagtctagagtgcacgCCCATTGGTGGTCGCTAACGTGCATCCGCCTTTGAGGGGGCAAATGTCACtgccttctaaagttgtacccgacttaGGTTGGGCCTGGTGCCATGCAGTTGTGAGGACGAAGCTCTTTTATGTGCTTTGGTTCTCACCGACTGTAACAGGTATTCATGTTAGGCTATTTCAGTGTCATGTAAAGATGTTACATCTGGACAAGTTACCTGTCCTTAGTGGGATACAAGGCCAGCAAGGCCACAAATATTTAGTAACATTGCCTCaactagtctagtaacgttgcctGACTGCACATGGCCCATCTACCTCTGCACTTCAGCACATTGTGCCAGAGAGCCACCAACGAATGAAGTTCCCCtccagcatgacgtcacggagaCAAGCGGATGCAACTGACAGTCGCATTATTATAAAAAATGTATGTCACAGCATTCTTCGGTTGTCACCGACACGTTTATAAAAACTGCGATCGAATGAACCCGATGCACACCATAATAAAAAAGTCCCGCATTGGCTCGAGAATGACAATGCACTTTATTCACTGCATCCAATGATAGTAAGTAATGCCTATATGATGATCAAATCAACATGTCCAAACGGAGTACCGTCTCT
This region includes:
- the Arl1 gene encoding ADP-ribosylation factor-like protein 1, with protein sequence MGGLLSYFRGLLGSREMRILILGLDGAGKTTILYRLQVGEVVTTIPTIGFNVEQVTYKNLKFQVWDLGGQTSIRPYWRCYFSNTDAIIYVVDSADRDRIGISKEELVSMLEEEELKKAILVVLANKQDLDEAMTVSEIHSALGLDALKNRTFQIFKTSALKGNGLDEAMEWLSNALTNNK